The following proteins are co-located in the Paenibacillus sp. JNUCC32 genome:
- a CDS encoding undecaprenyl-phosphate glucose phosphotransferase produces the protein MIRQNQGFLTKLYMLTDFAFIQLAFLLAWWVKFESGWFPYEEPLPLETYALWSLVYGAVAVVVGIMITLYSPKRKKRFADEFMKIFQMHFIGMFILLSIMFFVKEVDISRWYLAIYMILNVAFIILYRYFLKKSLKHFREKGYNRQFVLIVGAGSLGKRFFKNLKQYPELGYEVIGFLDDYQQWDEIEARRLKPILGSVGDLHKVLNEKLVDEVVLALPLNAHHKYPEIIAACEKAGVRTLIIPDFFDYLPARPVFDNFAGMPMINVRDIPLDLAANRLFKRAFDIVFSLVAIILTLPVMIGIYLGVRLTSRGPVIFKQERVGLNRRNFYMYKFRSMKPLPEGAPDTGWTVENDPRRTKFGSFLRKTSLDELPQFFNVLFGHMSVVGPRPERPYYVEQFKEEIPKYMVKHHVRPGITGWAQSNGLRGDTSIEERIKHDIFYIENWSILFDIKIILRTIRNGFKNAY, from the coding sequence ATGATCCGCCAGAATCAGGGCTTTCTGACCAAATTGTATATGTTAACCGACTTTGCCTTTATCCAGTTAGCGTTTTTGCTCGCATGGTGGGTGAAATTCGAAAGTGGTTGGTTTCCCTATGAAGAGCCGTTACCTCTCGAAACCTATGCTTTGTGGAGTCTGGTGTACGGAGCGGTTGCGGTGGTTGTCGGCATCATGATTACCTTGTACTCGCCGAAGCGGAAAAAGCGCTTTGCCGACGAGTTCATGAAGATCTTCCAGATGCATTTCATCGGGATGTTCATTCTCCTCAGTATTATGTTTTTTGTTAAAGAGGTGGATATCTCCCGTTGGTATCTCGCCATCTACATGATTCTCAACGTAGCTTTCATTATCCTATACCGTTATTTCCTCAAGAAATCGCTCAAGCATTTTCGGGAAAAAGGCTACAACCGCCAATTCGTGCTCATCGTGGGTGCAGGGTCACTGGGCAAGCGCTTCTTCAAAAATCTGAAGCAATACCCGGAGCTTGGTTATGAAGTCATCGGTTTCCTGGATGATTACCAACAGTGGGACGAGATCGAAGCGAGACGGCTTAAACCCATTCTGGGTTCGGTCGGCGATCTACATAAGGTGCTGAACGAAAAGCTTGTCGATGAGGTCGTGCTAGCACTTCCTCTGAATGCCCACCACAAATATCCGGAGATCATTGCTGCTTGTGAAAAAGCAGGTGTCCGAACGCTAATTATCCCGGACTTTTTCGATTACCTCCCGGCACGGCCGGTGTTTGATAACTTTGCGGGTATGCCGATGATCAACGTGCGCGATATCCCGCTGGATCTAGCGGCAAACCGACTGTTCAAGCGGGCGTTTGATATCGTATTCTCGTTAGTGGCCATTATCCTCACCCTGCCGGTGATGATCGGAATTTACCTCGGTGTCCGATTGACCTCCCGGGGCCCTGTCATTTTCAAGCAGGAGCGGGTCGGGCTGAACCGCCGAAACTTTTATATGTATAAATTCCGGTCGATGAAGCCGCTGCCGGAAGGGGCGCCGGATACGGGCTGGACGGTGGAGAATGATCCGCGCCGCACCAAGTTCGGCTCGTTTCTCCGGAAGACCAGTCTGGATGAGCTGCCGCAGTTCTTTAATGTCCTGTTCGGACATATGAGCGTGGTGGGCCCAAGACCAGAACGACCTTATTACGTTGAACAGTTCAAAGAGGAGATTCCGAAGTACATGGTGAAACACCACGTACGCCCGGGCATCACGGGGTGGGCGCAGAGCAACGGCCTGCGCGGGGACACTTCGATAGAGGAGCGGATCAAGCACGATATTTTCTACATCGAGAATTGGTCCATTCTGTTTGATATCAAAATCATTCTGCGCACGATCCGTAACGGATTCAAAAACGCATATTGA
- a CDS encoding glycosyltransferase family 2 protein — protein sequence MDLSILIVNYNTWQLTVDCLRSVFASETEYTYEVILIDNNSKDESVPTIRELFPQVKLIENAENTGFAKANNQGMEVAEGRYMLLLNSDTIIQQDTIQTMVAFMDYNPIIGASGCKIVLPDGSLDKACKRGFPTPSASFYYAFGLSKLFPDKPEFNQYQLGYLNPDVEYPVDCLVGAFMLVRRETIEQVGGLDETFFMYGEDIDWCYRIKQAGWGIHYYPRTTITHYKGGSARRRPFKIIYEFHRAMILFHRKHYRQKYNIFVNGAVYAGVGLKLLLSLLTNRLKPIRPATITQSSDGMEVKS from the coding sequence ATGGATTTAAGCATTTTAATCGTGAACTACAATACCTGGCAGCTGACGGTGGACTGTTTGCGATCCGTGTTTGCATCGGAGACGGAATATACATATGAAGTGATTCTGATAGATAACAACTCGAAGGACGAGTCCGTTCCAACCATCCGAGAGTTATTTCCGCAGGTTAAGCTGATCGAGAACGCGGAAAATACCGGCTTTGCCAAAGCAAACAATCAGGGAATGGAAGTGGCGGAAGGCCGCTATATGCTGCTGCTAAATTCCGACACGATTATCCAGCAGGATACGATCCAGACGATGGTCGCTTTTATGGACTATAACCCGATCATTGGCGCTTCTGGCTGCAAAATCGTCCTCCCGGACGGCTCACTGGATAAGGCCTGCAAAAGAGGGTTCCCGACGCCTTCGGCGTCCTTCTATTATGCTTTTGGGCTCAGCAAGCTGTTCCCGGACAAGCCGGAGTTTAACCAGTATCAGCTGGGGTATTTGAATCCGGACGTAGAGTATCCGGTGGATTGTTTGGTCGGTGCGTTCATGCTGGTACGTCGCGAGACGATTGAGCAGGTGGGCGGGCTGGACGAGACCTTTTTTATGTACGGGGAGGATATCGACTGGTGCTATCGCATCAAGCAGGCGGGATGGGGCATTCACTATTATCCGCGGACGACGATCACCCATTATAAAGGCGGCAGCGCCCGGCGCCGGCCGTTCAAGATCATTTATGAGTTCCATCGGGCGATGATTCTTTTTCATCGGAAGCATTACCGGCAGAAATACAACATATTCGTTAATGGAGCCGTGTATGCGGGCGTTGGTTTAAAATTGCTCCTGTCCCTGCTCACGAACCGGCTTAAGCCCATTCGTCCAGCAACGATAACGCAATCTTCAGATGGAATGGAGGTGAAATCATGA
- a CDS encoding glycosyltransferase family 2 protein: MKKVQVLLSAYNGEQYISEQIQSILNQTHAAVSILIRDDGSTDKTMELLDQWVTTHPDKIKLIKGTNVGVVSSFFELLRAADAEADYYCFCDQDDVWLDHKVEHAIARLNSSIHTEVPAMVFTSTYLTDDELNRKGAWPKPPAQEPSFFNALYENIAIGATITMNRSARNLFINSQSVDSQKVLMHDWWFYLLVSAFGTVIYDNKPSMLYRQHNNNVVGGNNSLVGKLKSKWASFKRHTGKDLLHKQASEFDRIYGSRLIGEQKEQLDLFLATRTRFMDRLHYARKSKLYRQSKAESLLFKFFILIGFI, encoded by the coding sequence ATGAAAAAAGTGCAAGTATTGTTATCCGCCTATAACGGCGAACAATATATATCCGAGCAAATCCAGAGTATTCTCAATCAGACGCATGCTGCTGTCTCCATCCTGATAAGAGACGATGGATCGACTGATAAAACGATGGAGCTTCTCGACCAATGGGTGACAACACACCCCGATAAGATCAAGCTCATAAAAGGAACGAATGTTGGCGTTGTGTCCAGTTTCTTTGAACTGCTGCGTGCTGCAGATGCTGAAGCTGATTACTACTGTTTTTGCGACCAGGATGACGTGTGGCTTGATCATAAGGTAGAACATGCTATAGCGCGCTTGAATTCCTCTATACATACGGAAGTGCCGGCGATGGTATTTACATCGACCTACCTTACGGATGACGAGTTAAACCGGAAAGGTGCATGGCCAAAGCCTCCTGCTCAGGAGCCCTCTTTCTTTAATGCGTTGTACGAAAATATTGCCATTGGCGCGACCATCACGATGAATCGATCGGCGAGAAACCTGTTTATCAATAGTCAATCGGTGGACAGTCAAAAGGTTCTTATGCACGATTGGTGGTTCTACCTGCTCGTATCCGCCTTTGGAACCGTAATCTACGATAACAAGCCATCCATGTTATACCGTCAACACAATAATAATGTGGTAGGGGGCAACAACTCCCTCGTGGGTAAGTTGAAGAGCAAATGGGCCAGTTTTAAAAGACATACAGGCAAAGACTTGCTGCATAAACAAGCGAGCGAGTTTGATCGAATCTATGGATCGCGATTGATTGGCGAACAGAAAGAGCAGCTGGATTTATTTCTTGCAACTCGCACAAGATTCATGGACAGATTACATTATGCACGCAAGAGCAAATTGTACAGACAATCCAAGGCAGAGAGTTTGTTGTTTAAGTTTTTTATTTTGATCGGCTTTATATGA
- the rfbD gene encoding dTDP-4-dehydrorhamnose reductase: MKVLITGAHGQLGQDIARIFNLAGHEVFSCGREELNITDLDQCFQVSSTRRPDWIIHCAAYAAVDAAETDVDGAYLVNAVGTRNMALAAEKIDAKIVFISTDYVFSGTSERPYNEYDSPDPQSVYGKSKLAGEQMVQHFCSRWFIVRTSWLFGLHGNNFVKTMLRLGQEKPLLKVVNDQKGSPTYTVDLAQFLINLISTEKYGIYHASNNGSCTWYEFTSAIFEEAREQLGLTITAELQPCTTEEFPRPAPRPANSVMDHLAIRLNQFEDLPHWREGLKQFMLDMKQHPELYLK; encoded by the coding sequence ATGAAGGTATTAATCACAGGAGCACATGGTCAGCTAGGGCAGGATATTGCGCGGATATTTAACCTAGCTGGTCATGAAGTTTTTAGCTGCGGTAGAGAAGAACTAAACATAACGGACTTAGATCAATGCTTCCAAGTAAGTTCAACCCGCAGACCGGACTGGATCATTCATTGTGCGGCATATGCCGCGGTTGATGCTGCAGAGACGGATGTGGACGGTGCTTATCTCGTGAATGCAGTAGGTACTAGAAACATGGCTCTCGCTGCTGAAAAAATCGATGCCAAGATCGTATTTATTAGCACGGACTACGTTTTTAGTGGTACGAGTGAAAGGCCATATAACGAGTATGATTCTCCCGACCCGCAAAGCGTTTATGGAAAGTCCAAGCTTGCAGGGGAACAGATGGTTCAACATTTTTGCTCTCGTTGGTTTATTGTGCGAACTTCATGGTTGTTCGGCCTGCATGGCAACAACTTTGTAAAAACGATGCTTCGTCTAGGACAAGAAAAACCGCTGTTAAAGGTGGTTAACGACCAAAAAGGTTCGCCCACCTACACGGTAGATCTGGCGCAGTTCTTGATAAACTTAATTTCCACTGAAAAATACGGTATATATCATGCCTCCAACAATGGTTCTTGTACTTGGTATGAGTTTACTAGCGCCATTTTTGAAGAGGCTCGTGAACAATTGGGACTTACCATAACCGCTGAATTGCAGCCTTGTACTACTGAAGAGTTTCCAAGACCCGCTCCACGTCCGGCCAATTCAGTCATGGATCATTTAGCTATCCGACTAAACCAATTTGAGGATTTGCCACATTGGCGTGAAGGGCTGAAGCAGTTTATGCTGGATATGAAGCAGCACCCTGAACTATACTTAAAATGA